TTGGCATCCGCAATCTTTCCTCCACTGACTGCTGAAACTGACAAAAATACAGATTGTGAGAATGTTAGCTAATCACATTATGTAATTCTTCTAAAGGAAACTGACAAAAATACAGATTGTGAGAATGTTAGCTAATCACATTATGTAATTCTTCTAAAGGGTATCACCACGGCACACTTTTACAACTTTTCTCTGAAGCATAGCGTTTGGAAAGAGCATGTTTCAAAGCGGTAACGACAAATTTTTAATTTCCATATGTATTATGTCAAACAAGAGAATTGGAGTCCAACGGTGTACAGCAGTATGAGAGGGGCATCGAGCAACTGTTATGTCAATGTAGGGAATTTGGGCCCAAAAGAACAAGAGCCTCTTTACCCTTTTTTATGTTAAACAACAACAAAGGAGTCCATTGATCAAACTTATGTATACATGCCAGCTTTAAAACCAGGTTCTCTACATCGCAATGCCTTGTGAATTTTTCCTTGACCAGCAGTTAAATTCCCCTATAGAGAGCTAACTCTCGATAAGGAACACCACTAAATAGCAGCAAAACACTCATCAAATTAAGAGGAACCTTCCTTCTCAATCAATCATGCACATTTTATGCAGCTTTCTTTCCTGGGTTCACATTGTAATTTTGAAACAGAAGAATTGTACAGTCAAATGCCAATGGCAGCTTAGTGCGGTCAAAGCTCCACTTTCCATGAAAAGCATGTACACCTAAATTAAAATTTATTGGAGGAAAAACCAAAGAGGGATGTAAACCATAAGATATAATAAACCCAGAGCCCAGATGTAAACAGAAAGCGATTTATCCCATTATACTGAACCCGTTTGTGGAATTAAATCTGTAAAGTTCTACTGTTATCATCTCCACCTTTTTTATCAACACTTGTGTCTTCACTTCCAACATTATATTATCCATATCCAAATAGTACAAAGTTTAATGGGGTATATATTTGTCAATAGAAAGACTTGAAAGGAAATTAAGCAGTACCTTAATCATAAAAGAAACCATACTCTAACAGTTTCTCTATTAAATTCATTTTTAAAAAGGGATATCTCCCTGTGATTGGCATATAATAGTAAAGAAAAAGGCAAGTGTATCTCAGTTTGAACCCACCTCTTGATATCCTAGCATGACACAATCTAAAGCAGCTTTCACCGCCTAGTCCACTTGTCTGCATACTTGTCATCAGCATATCTTCTCTTTCCACCAGAATGTAAATCATCATGTCTAGCCCTCTTGAGAGAATCATGACCTCTATAACTATCACGTGTTCTGCTTCTATGttcctcctcttcttgttcatgcCTTCCACGCTGAGAATCCCGTTCTTTCTCATGCTTCCTGTACCGATCTTCCTCTTCATCTCTTCTTTGCTTCATTTCCCAGCGATCATCATCCCTACTTTCTCTTCTCTCCCGTCCAGGCACTTCATAATCTCGATTCTCGCGTAGACTTTCACGGTGCAGTTCATTCCGACTCTGAATTTTAGTGTCACGTTCTCCACCATCACCTTCATATTATCCCCCAGTTCTTGCTTGTTGATCTTTACTTCTGCCCTTAATACTCCTGTATGACCTACTTTGATTCTCAGTTTCACTATTAGGCCTTCCATGCTCTTCGTCTTTTCTAGAATCTATCTTCCTTGACTTCCCGTCGGGTTCATCCAAGTTTTCGTTATCTAGTTTTCTCTTACCCCTCAACTCTTGACTAGCACTTGATCCAGCAATCACATCTTCCCTCGATTGATATAACTTCTCCAATTTCTTGAACGTGTCCAATCCTTTTTCAGAAGCTTGTGCACCTTCCCTCTTTTTCAAATCATCCTCCTGAAATTCCCTATCTTTCATAACCGAACTCTCCCACCTACCACCAGAATCATCTCCACGACCACTTCTATTGAACTTCTCAGACTTGGTCCTATCTACACTCTTATGTCCACGATAACTCCTCTCGCTATCTGAACCACTGGTGCTGCGAGAATAGTCACTACTGCTGATTTCACCTTCGTCCTTGTCAGAATTGCATCGTTTACTTTTTTGAGTCTTATTTTTCTTTGCAACATAGCCTTCATCATACTCGCTGTCATCAGACTCGTACCTTCTCCCTTTCTGAATCTTCTTGCTTTTTACATCATGATCATtactatcatcatcatcatcagaatcATGTCTTCTACCTCTTTGAGACTTCTTGTTTTTAGCATCACGACCATCATCATGCTCACCCTCAGTAACATGTCTCTTCCTTCCTGAATCTTCTTGCTTTTTACATCACGATCATTACTATCATCATCACCAGAATCGTATCTTCTACCTCTTTGAGACTTCTTGTTTGTAGAATCACGACCACCATCATACTCACCTGCAGTAACATGTCTCCTCCCTTCCTGAATCTTCTTTCTTTTTACATCACGATCACtaccatcatcgtcatcatcagaaTCTTGTCTTCTACCTCTTTGTGACTTCTTGTTTTTAGCATCACGACCATCATCATACTTACTCTCAGTAACCTGCCTTCTCTCTTTCTGAATCATCTTGTTATCGACATCACGATCATTTTTGTAGTCATCCTCATCAGAATCGTGTCTTCTACCTTGTTGAAACTTACTGGCTTTTGCATCACGGCCATCATTATACTCACCCTCAGAATGTCTCCTACGGGATTTTGCATGTTTCTTCTCCTGATCAGACTCTGGATAAGAATCAGTATCTGAGGAAGAATCAGAGAGTGAATCACTGTGATGCCGCCTTCTACCCTTTTTTTCCCTGGCAGACAACTTTTTTGACTTATTATCAACAGCAGTATCAGAATCAGAACTAGAATAGTGGGCTTTTTCATGGGGTTCTTCTTCTTAGGCTTTTTGGCATGGCTGTCACCGCTGTCAGTGTCAGAAGAATCCGCacgttttttcttcttctctgtTTTCTTATGACGCTTACCCTCGTCCTTCTCTTTTCTCAAGTCCTTCCCCTGCCACTTCCTATCAACAAGCTCATTATTATCACCATCTTCATTCTCTTCAGAATCTAAATCTAAAGCCTCATGCCGCTTCTTCTGGGTCTCGTGTTCAGCCCCTATCTTGAGAGCAGCTTTTAAGGTTTCCATCTGCCTTTCCTTCAAAGCAGCAATCTGGTGTGTCTGTGTTTCCGAAACCCTGAAAATGAACAAACTAGCTATTGCATATCAGCCAtgctgtgtgtgtgtgtgtattatttatttatttgaaaaagaaTCTTGCAAACTATATATTGGCCCGTTAGCTAAACATTTATACGAAAGCAGGAAAGGAGAAGTCAACAAAACTTGGACCTCTAATAGCCCAAATCCCAGTAGCTTTTGCTATACTGAAACCTGCTTTGTAAGCTCAAAAACCTTGCTTTGTTCTATCTAACAAGCCAAATTACCTATCAATTTTTGGAGGTCAAAAAATATTGGTAAAGACATTATGACATAAACACATCACTAAAGGGTTTCGGCTAAATAAGAGTTATATCCCACAAAACCAATTCTTTAACTTCTGAACTGCTGAAACTGCAAATTGCTGACCAGGTTATAACAATCGGACTGACAACAGTCATACAAGTTAAAAACTGTAGTAACTATAGTTGTGATAAAACTGCCCATCAGAACAACTTATACATGATTTCCCTTTTCTACCTTTTCAACCAGAAAGATAGAAGTGTAGAACCACAAAACAAATTCACCAATGAACCTCAAGCTAAATTTACTTTAAGATTTTTGAAGCTGCTCAAGAAATGAGAATGTCAAAGGACGCAAGAATCAAACCACAACCTAATCATGATAATATGTATCTAAAACCTCCTCATCTAGACCTCTCATACAgacaaaaggaaaacaaaaatcaTTTTCAATTTTTATCTCCTTAAAAAGTCTACTAATTCATATAGATCATTAACTTCTCAAAATTGTACCATATTCCAT
The DNA window shown above is from Nicotiana tomentosiformis chromosome 8, ASM39032v3, whole genome shotgun sequence and carries:
- the LOC117273006 gene encoding uncharacterized protein, encoding MLLQQEDSGRKRHVTEGEHDDGRDAKNKKSQRGRRHDSDDDDDSNDHDVKSKKIQKGRRYESDDSEYDEGYVAKKNKTQKSKRCNSDKDEGEISSSDYSRSTSGSDSERSYRGHKSVDRTKSEKFNRSGRGDDSGGRWESSVMKDREFQEDDLKKREGAQASEKGLDTFKKLEKLYQSREDVIAGSSASQELRGKRKLDNENLDEPDGKSRKIDSRKDEEHGRPNSETENQSRSYRSIKGRSKDQQARTGG
- the LOC104117292 gene encoding pre-mRNA-splicing factor CWC21-like isoform X1, whose protein sequence is MAGTNGHIQTNKFFVKPKTNKVLVDGGKGFESGQGTAGVTRKANKDILEHDRKRQIQLKLLVLEDKLTDQGYTDAEIAEKLDEARRNLEATSEDSGGSTAIGYESLFIFRVSETQTHQIAALKERQMETLKAALKIGAEHETQKKRHEALDLDSEENEDGDNNELVDRKWQGKDLRKEKDEGKRHKKTEKKKKRADSSDTDSGDSHAKKPKKKNPMKKPTILVLILILLLIISQKSCLPGKKRVEGGITVIHSLILPQILILIQSLIRRRNMQNPVGDILRVSIMMAVMQKPVSFNKVEDTILMRMTTKMIVMSITR
- the LOC104117292 gene encoding pre-mRNA-splicing factor CWC21-like isoform X2, with protein sequence MAGTNGHIQTNKFFVKPKTNKVLVDGGKGFESGQGTAGVTRKANKDILEHDRKRQIQLKLLVLEDKLTDQGYTDAEIAEKLDEARRNLEATSEDSGGSTAIGYERVSETQTHQIAALKERQMETLKAALKIGAEHETQKKRHEALDLDSEENEDGDNNELVDRKWQGKDLRKEKDEGKRHKKTEKKKKRADSSDTDSGDSHAKKPKKKNPMKKPTILVLILILLLIISQKSCLPGKKRVEGGITVIHSLILPQILILIQSLIRRRNMQNPVGDILRVSIMMAVMQKPVSFNKVEDTILMRMTTKMIVMSITR